The Streptomyces sp. NBC_00224 genome has a window encoding:
- a CDS encoding alpha/beta fold hydrolase, with amino-acid sequence MTGQVIPHDVLGSGPVRALVLHNWFGDRSSFDPMREHLNVEAFSYAFLDCRGYGEAIDTDGAFTMEEVAEDALAVADHLGWESFSVIGHSMGAKAAQLMLLDAPSRIRSIIGISGVPASGFPLEGETWELFAGAAENPGNRRAIIDNTTGGLRDDAWLDAMAGRSVERSSAAAFRAYLDSWARGDFHERVKDNPVPVLLLAGANDPALGPEAMRATWLQWYPNAQLEVLPNTGHYAPEESPEAVAAAVERYLGR; translated from the coding sequence GTGACAGGTCAGGTCATTCCGCACGACGTACTGGGCAGCGGTCCCGTACGGGCTCTCGTGCTCCACAACTGGTTCGGCGACCGGTCGAGCTTCGATCCGATGCGCGAGCACCTGAACGTGGAAGCGTTCAGTTACGCGTTCCTGGACTGCCGCGGGTACGGCGAGGCGATCGACACGGACGGCGCGTTCACGATGGAGGAGGTCGCCGAGGACGCCCTCGCCGTGGCCGACCATCTGGGCTGGGAGTCCTTCTCGGTCATCGGCCATTCCATGGGCGCCAAGGCGGCCCAGCTGATGCTGCTGGACGCCCCGTCGCGGATCCGCTCGATCATCGGCATCTCGGGGGTTCCCGCGTCCGGGTTTCCGCTCGAAGGGGAGACCTGGGAGCTGTTCGCCGGCGCCGCGGAGAACCCCGGAAACCGCCGGGCGATCATCGATAACACCACCGGCGGGCTCCGCGACGACGCCTGGCTGGACGCCATGGCCGGCCGCTCGGTGGAACGTTCCTCGGCAGCGGCTTTCCGCGCGTACCTGGACTCCTGGGCGCGCGGCGACTTCCATGAGCGGGTGAAGGACAACCCGGTCCCGGTCCTCCTCCTCGCCGGGGCGAACGACCCCGCCCTGGGACCCGAGGCCATGCGGGCCACCTGGCTGCAGTGGTACCCGAACGCCCAGCTTGAGGTGCTCCCGAACACCGGGCACTACGCACCGGAGGAATCTCCCGAGGCGGTCGCCGCGGCGGTCGAGCGGTACCTCGGCCGCTGA
- a CDS encoding DUF5994 family protein, translated as MTTVLDRTAPRDLAAEFPARLSLTPKTTLAGQLDGAWWPYSRDLEIELPPLAAALDEPWGRITHVTVNPTLWPVIPRTVPVAGHTVHVGWFTEQHPDKLILLSYTVGRFDLLVIPPETEPAAAARLMAAATIPGSVLTAGVLMANEAAIGRGIRDARRRQASWESDGGACMSPIGNPVGRRALPVPGSTWR; from the coding sequence ATGACCACCGTCCTAGACCGGACCGCACCCCGCGACCTCGCCGCAGAGTTCCCGGCACGCTTGTCCCTCACCCCGAAGACCACCCTCGCCGGCCAGCTCGACGGGGCCTGGTGGCCCTACTCGCGCGACCTCGAAATCGAGCTTCCGCCGCTCGCGGCCGCACTCGACGAGCCCTGGGGACGCATCACCCACGTCACCGTGAACCCCACGCTCTGGCCCGTCATCCCGCGCACGGTTCCCGTGGCCGGGCACACCGTCCACGTGGGCTGGTTCACCGAACAGCACCCCGACAAGCTGATCCTGCTTTCCTACACCGTCGGCCGCTTTGACCTGCTGGTGATCCCACCCGAGACCGAGCCCGCAGCCGCTGCCCGCCTCATGGCCGCCGCGACGATCCCCGGCAGTGTCCTCACCGCAGGCGTCCTGATGGCCAACGAAGCCGCCATCGGGCGCGGCATCCGGGACGCCCGACGTCGGCAAGCCAGCTGGGAAAGCGATGGCGGAGCCTGCATGTCCCCCATCGGGAACCCGGTAGGCAGACGCGCCCTCCCGGTGCCCGGCAGCACCTGGAGGTGA
- a CDS encoding condensation domain-containing protein, which yields MSTDADSTAQAEQQRLQHELLRRARTTAARRASAAPATHAALGTSGQAARDAAQPGTAPRPGRLPLSRAQRRMWLMERLGGAGDSYHVPFATRVRGPFDPAALATALTSLVTRHTILRTCYADQDGEPFQEVLPAPHTVAVPVVDTATTNAPALLRQEAARPFDLAAGEAVRARVLRHGPQDHTVLLTLHHIAVDGGSLDTLADELAALYTAAVDGSGRTLLAAPPQYADYARREHDEIPGLQPELDHWSGLLADATPPRLPPPATLAPRTTDPSAAVHTVPLPPALPPALRALGAERRATLFAVSLTAAFAALHRLTGDDDLVIGVAGTHRSGTAMRGLVGLCVNTLPVRVDAGGDPSFAQLLHRVRDALLQAQRHRHLPFDLVLERLGATARGTDGTALVRVTSDVLGEPTVLRLPGTSAEYVDVPTGGAKFTLSYGLSLGDAEQPTALVQFDRDALDEAAAQATVRDYAAFLDAAAAGPELALSKLPGLSTPRPPTTRRPAPGTPHVPGAQAPPEGHAEAATPSAARAGAPDSADHPAAHALRAHPQVADALVVQPVEGPTVAYAVLNDSVGPSGNELLALLRRSLAPESVPAAVTLLDALPETTAGTPDTARLPGSPVPSSPSHARAGTVTEAFTSLLGLTPSPDDDFFALGGHSLIAVQLAERLRTRLGLPLTGLDVLQARTPRALTALLDERAAQQAAAKTTRRPARARAVRPGTVLVTGASGGVGAFILRELAAQGRPVLALARPESAHLIATEGVDVVAGDLTDLAGLRNAVTGADAIIHAACTFTRPEVDLAAMETMVDAWSRGPFVFVSSVDAYGHPHTDQVPEESPPCEPISPYGRAKIDCEAMVLRAAGTDGRGGASALRSPIVWGAHERLREQLRWGAIGTLYQAARRGEPIELPRPGTGGHPWYGAAWVHAAALARAVTECLDRPVHGVANAVSGHVSWHDLAHDLTELLGSRGDVRETDDVPRDLDHRWHYDSHRLARTLRTKPGEDRRTVLAEMIDGMTGDDA from the coding sequence ATGTCCACTGACGCCGACTCCACGGCGCAAGCCGAACAGCAGCGGCTCCAGCACGAGCTGCTGCGCCGAGCCCGCACCACCGCCGCCCGGCGCGCCTCGGCCGCTCCGGCCACCCACGCCGCCCTGGGCACCAGCGGGCAGGCAGCGCGCGACGCCGCCCAGCCCGGCACTGCCCCGCGGCCCGGCCGCCTGCCCCTGTCCCGGGCCCAGCGCCGGATGTGGCTGATGGAACGGCTCGGCGGCGCGGGCGACTCCTACCACGTCCCCTTCGCCACCCGGGTGCGCGGCCCGTTCGACCCGGCCGCGCTGGCCACCGCCCTGACCTCACTGGTGACCCGGCACACGATCCTGCGCACCTGCTACGCCGACCAGGACGGCGAGCCCTTCCAGGAGGTGCTCCCTGCCCCGCACACCGTGGCCGTGCCCGTCGTCGACACCGCCACGACGAACGCCCCGGCGCTGCTCCGCCAAGAGGCGGCCCGGCCGTTCGACCTCGCGGCAGGTGAGGCGGTACGCGCCCGCGTCCTGCGCCACGGACCGCAGGACCACACCGTTCTGCTGACGCTCCATCACATTGCTGTCGACGGCGGCTCCCTGGACACCCTGGCCGATGAACTCGCCGCCCTCTACACCGCGGCCGTCGACGGCTCCGGCCGAACTCTCCTCGCCGCACCCCCGCAGTACGCCGACTACGCGCGCCGCGAGCACGACGAGATCCCCGGCCTCCAGCCGGAACTGGACCACTGGAGCGGCCTGCTGGCCGACGCCACCCCGCCCCGCCTGCCCCCGCCCGCGACGCTCGCGCCGCGTACCACCGACCCGTCGGCAGCGGTGCACACCGTGCCGCTCCCACCCGCGCTGCCCCCCGCACTGCGGGCGCTGGGCGCCGAGCGGCGCGCCACGCTCTTCGCGGTGTCGCTCACCGCTGCCTTCGCCGCGCTGCACCGCCTCACCGGCGACGACGACCTCGTCATCGGAGTAGCGGGCACCCACCGCAGCGGAACCGCCATGCGCGGCCTGGTCGGCCTGTGCGTCAACACCCTGCCCGTCCGCGTCGACGCCGGCGGCGACCCGTCCTTCGCCCAGCTGCTGCACCGTGTACGCGACGCGCTCCTTCAGGCCCAGCGCCACCGCCACCTCCCCTTCGACCTCGTCCTGGAACGCCTCGGCGCCACGGCACGCGGCACCGACGGCACCGCACTGGTCCGCGTCACCTCCGACGTGCTGGGCGAGCCCACGGTGCTCCGACTGCCCGGCACCTCGGCCGAGTACGTCGACGTGCCCACCGGCGGCGCCAAGTTCACCCTGTCCTACGGCCTGTCCCTGGGCGACGCCGAACAGCCCACGGCGCTGGTCCAGTTCGACCGCGACGCGCTGGACGAGGCCGCGGCGCAGGCGACCGTACGCGACTACGCCGCCTTCCTCGACGCGGCGGCGGCCGGCCCGGAGCTCGCACTGAGCAAGCTGCCCGGCCTCAGCACACCGCGCCCGCCCACCACCCGGCGCCCGGCCCCGGGCACACCGCACGTCCCCGGTGCGCAGGCCCCGCCGGAAGGTCACGCGGAAGCGGCGACCCCGTCCGCCGCCAGGGCCGGCGCCCCGGACAGTGCCGATCACCCTGCGGCCCATGCCCTGCGCGCCCACCCGCAGGTCGCCGACGCCCTCGTCGTCCAGCCCGTCGAGGGGCCAACCGTCGCCTACGCCGTCCTCAACGACAGCGTCGGCCCGTCCGGCAACGAACTGCTCGCTCTGCTGCGCCGCTCGCTCGCACCCGAGTCCGTGCCCGCCGCGGTCACGCTGCTGGACGCGCTGCCCGAGACGACCGCCGGGACCCCCGACACCGCCCGGCTGCCCGGATCCCCCGTGCCGAGCAGCCCGTCCCATGCGCGAGCCGGAACCGTCACCGAGGCCTTCACCTCGCTGCTCGGCCTCACGCCGTCGCCCGACGACGACTTCTTCGCCCTCGGCGGCCACTCCCTCATCGCCGTACAGCTCGCCGAACGTCTGCGCACCCGGCTCGGCCTGCCGCTCACCGGCCTCGACGTGCTCCAGGCTCGCACGCCCCGGGCGCTCACCGCGCTCCTCGACGAGCGGGCGGCCCAGCAGGCCGCCGCCAAGACCACGCGCAGGCCCGCCCGTGCCCGCGCCGTCCGCCCGGGCACGGTGCTGGTCACCGGCGCGAGCGGCGGCGTCGGCGCGTTCATCCTGCGGGAACTGGCCGCCCAGGGCCGCCCCGTGCTGGCCCTGGCCCGGCCGGAATCCGCCCATCTGATCGCCACCGAGGGCGTCGACGTCGTCGCGGGCGACCTCACCGACCTGGCCGGACTGCGTAACGCCGTCACGGGAGCGGACGCGATCATCCACGCCGCCTGCACGTTCACCCGGCCCGAAGTGGACCTGGCGGCCATGGAGACGATGGTCGACGCCTGGAGCCGCGGACCCTTCGTCTTCGTCAGCAGCGTCGACGCCTACGGACACCCCCACACGGACCAGGTCCCGGAGGAGTCACCACCCTGCGAGCCCATCAGCCCGTACGGCAGGGCCAAAATCGACTGCGAGGCCATGGTGCTGCGCGCCGCGGGCACCGACGGACGCGGCGGAGCGAGTGCCCTGCGGTCACCGATCGTGTGGGGCGCGCACGAGCGGCTGCGCGAACAGCTGCGCTGGGGCGCCATCGGCACGCTGTACCAGGCCGCCCGCCGAGGCGAACCGATCGAGCTGCCCCGTCCCGGTACCGGCGGACACCCCTGGTACGGAGCCGCCTGGGTCCACGCGGCCGCCCTGGCCCGCGCGGTGACCGAGTGCCTGGACCGCCCCGTCCACGGCGTCGCCAACGCCGTGAGCGGCCACGTGTCCTGGCACGACCTCGCCCACGACCTCACGGAACTGCTCGGCTCACGCGGCGACGTCCGCGAGACCGACGACGTCCCGCGAGATCTCGACCACCGCTGGCACTACGACAGCCACCGCCTGGCCCGCACGCTCCGGACAAAACCGGGCGAGGACCGGCGGACCGTACTGGCCGAGATGATCGACGGCATGACGGGCGACGACGCCTGA
- a CDS encoding non-ribosomal peptide synthetase, whose protein sequence is MTPTTPQPTRTAQPTAEVRPGSPAKAPVVSPAHATALPDLVALHAERTPNALAVVDGDTTLTYGQLDRAGRALAAHLREHQVAPGDRVALLTTRSARTVVAQLALWWAGAVCVPLDPAQPRPRTEAMIADAGVTLTVGDAKLLDAAALTGPVLALPEEPLADGPLAGGAAPDSPAFIMFTSGSTGRPKGVTLAHRAITELVTAPDYLTVTARDRLLFHSPMTFDASTFEVWAALANGAAVVVCTVPRPSLEDLARHVERHGVTVAFFTTALFHQLAARRSRVFAQLRSVIVGGEAMAASHARDVLTAFPWLELVNGYGPTETTTFATAHTVTGHDCDAPLPIGRPVAGATVHVLDADGNPVPDGDRGELWVGGTRLAHGYAGRPQLTAERFVDHPTAGRLYRTGDIVSARHNGILDFHGRNDDQVKVRGFRIEPAEVEHALRQQPAVDDAAVTVDGAGTPEARLVAFVVAAPGPVPAASALRERLTAVLPAHLVPDAITLVARLPLTPSGKVDRRALSDRTQAAAQDTTATPAPVMSPLEEAVAEVWSRNLGSEVTHGDADFLALGGHSLLALAVTDDLREELGVELALADFFAAPTVAAQAALVERALLAAHSDLHPQTPEHSDVH, encoded by the coding sequence ATGACACCCACCACGCCTCAGCCCACCCGCACCGCGCAGCCCACAGCCGAGGTCCGGCCCGGCTCCCCCGCCAAGGCACCCGTTGTCTCCCCGGCGCACGCGACGGCGCTGCCGGACCTCGTGGCCCTCCACGCCGAACGCACCCCCAACGCCCTGGCCGTCGTCGACGGCGACACCACCCTCACCTACGGCCAACTCGACCGGGCCGGCCGCGCCCTCGCCGCACACCTGCGCGAGCACCAGGTGGCGCCCGGCGACCGGGTGGCGCTGCTGACCACCCGCTCCGCCCGCACCGTCGTCGCGCAACTCGCGCTGTGGTGGGCCGGAGCCGTGTGCGTACCGCTCGACCCCGCACAGCCCCGACCCCGCACCGAAGCGATGATCGCCGACGCGGGCGTCACCCTCACCGTCGGCGACGCCAAGCTGCTGGACGCGGCCGCGCTCACCGGCCCCGTCCTGGCCCTGCCCGAAGAGCCGCTGGCCGACGGCCCGTTGGCGGGTGGCGCCGCGCCGGACAGCCCGGCTTTCATCATGTTCACCTCCGGCTCCACCGGCCGTCCCAAAGGCGTCACCCTCGCGCACCGGGCCATCACCGAACTGGTCACCGCACCCGACTACCTCACCGTCACCGCCCGCGACCGCCTCCTGTTCCACTCCCCCATGACCTTCGACGCCTCGACCTTCGAGGTGTGGGCGGCGCTCGCCAACGGCGCCGCGGTCGTGGTGTGCACCGTGCCGCGGCCCTCCCTGGAAGACCTGGCCCGCCACGTCGAACGCCACGGCGTGACGGTGGCGTTCTTCACCACGGCGCTCTTCCACCAGCTCGCCGCCCGCCGCTCCCGCGTCTTCGCCCAGCTCCGCTCGGTCATCGTGGGCGGCGAGGCCATGGCCGCCAGCCACGCCCGCGACGTACTGACCGCCTTCCCCTGGCTGGAGCTGGTCAACGGCTACGGCCCCACCGAGACCACCACCTTCGCCACCGCCCACACCGTCACCGGCCACGACTGCGACGCACCGCTGCCGATCGGCCGCCCCGTCGCCGGGGCCACCGTCCACGTCCTGGACGCCGACGGCAACCCGGTCCCCGACGGCGACCGGGGCGAACTGTGGGTCGGCGGCACCCGGCTCGCCCACGGCTACGCGGGCCGGCCCCAGCTCACCGCCGAGCGATTCGTCGACCACCCCACCGCCGGACGCCTCTACCGCACGGGCGACATCGTCTCCGCCCGCCACAACGGCATCCTGGACTTCCACGGCCGCAACGACGACCAGGTCAAGGTCCGCGGGTTCCGCATCGAACCCGCCGAGGTCGAGCACGCCCTGCGCCAGCAGCCCGCGGTGGACGACGCCGCCGTGACAGTCGACGGCGCGGGCACGCCCGAGGCGCGCCTGGTGGCGTTCGTCGTCGCCGCGCCCGGGCCCGTACCCGCCGCCTCGGCGCTGCGCGAGCGGCTCACCGCCGTCCTGCCCGCCCATCTGGTGCCCGACGCCATCACCCTGGTGGCGCGTCTTCCCCTGACCCCGTCCGGCAAGGTCGACCGGCGCGCGCTGAGCGACCGCACCCAGGCCGCCGCCCAGGACACCACCGCCACGCCCGCCCCGGTGATGAGCCCGCTGGAGGAGGCCGTCGCCGAGGTGTGGAGCCGGAACCTGGGCAGCGAGGTCACCCATGGCGACGCCGACTTCCTTGCTCTGGGCGGCCACTCCCTCCTCGCCCTCGCCGTCACCGACGACCTGCGCGAGGAACTCGGCGTCGAGCTCGCCCTCGCCGACTTCTTCGCCGCCCCGACCGTCGCCGCCCAGGCCGCCCTCGTCGAACGCGCCCTGCTGGCCGCCCACAGCGACCTCCACCCCCAGACCCCGGAGCACAGCGATGTCCACTGA
- a CDS encoding non-ribosomal peptide synthetase, whose protein sequence is MIQSPSPATTTLVPSIAHGPEAEPTAVLARFEERVRLTPQAPAVIDGARTWTYEELATAADSIAAALRDRVRPGDLVGVCLDRSTALVVTAVALARIGAVYLPLGPRPGERRTQAVTEDLDVACLIGDPGVLPAAHRDGEHTPLPLPTAGVNAPAGAVAAFAARPQGGRRAPEGTLYAVLTSGSTGRPKAVAVAEASLSVALDWYRAATGLAPGDRQSLLIGVAFDPHLLELWAGLTSGAALVPAPDDTRWDAAVLTDWWRDAAVTVCVAATPTVEPLLDRPWPQDLKLRHLVVGGDRMRRRPGPDVTATVHNAYGPAEATVVTTTYAMRAADTATGDVAPPPIGTPLPGVIVVVTDEDGLPVARGQDGELRIGGHCLALGYLDPELTAQRFTTPPEHPALEAVDRLYRTGDRVRMGVDGSLEFLGRLDNQVKISGVRIELGEVEAAFEQDARVRTAVVTVHYDGSGLARLLAHVRPAEGTTPASGDLLAAVRAWLPEQALPAAVHFVDTYPLDANGKVDRAALATHTPAAPAARADAPADATPGEQLVLATVRELLGRPATVLGDNFTDIGGTSVVAARLLAVVERETGIRPRAHELLRSTDLRAFAALLDQRRTPRPAGA, encoded by the coding sequence ATGATCCAGTCCCCCTCCCCCGCCACCACCACTTTGGTGCCGAGCATCGCCCACGGCCCCGAGGCCGAACCGACCGCCGTCCTCGCCCGCTTCGAGGAGCGGGTCCGGCTCACTCCGCAGGCCCCCGCCGTCATCGACGGCGCGCGGACCTGGACGTACGAGGAACTCGCCACCGCCGCCGACAGCATCGCCGCCGCCCTGCGCGACCGCGTACGGCCCGGGGACCTGGTCGGTGTCTGCCTCGACCGTTCCACCGCCCTGGTGGTGACCGCCGTCGCGCTCGCCCGGATCGGCGCCGTCTACCTGCCGCTGGGCCCGCGCCCCGGTGAGCGCCGCACCCAGGCCGTCACCGAGGACCTCGACGTCGCCTGCCTCATCGGTGACCCCGGTGTCCTGCCCGCGGCCCACCGCGACGGGGAGCACACCCCGCTGCCCCTGCCCACCGCCGGCGTGAACGCCCCCGCCGGCGCGGTCGCCGCGTTCGCCGCCCGCCCGCAGGGCGGACGGCGCGCGCCCGAGGGCACCCTGTACGCCGTCCTCACCTCCGGATCCACCGGCCGCCCCAAGGCGGTCGCCGTGGCCGAGGCCTCGCTGTCCGTCGCCCTCGACTGGTACCGGGCGGCCACCGGTCTGGCGCCGGGCGACCGGCAGTCCCTGCTCATCGGCGTCGCCTTCGACCCGCACCTGCTGGAGCTGTGGGCCGGGCTGACCTCCGGTGCCGCCCTGGTCCCGGCCCCCGACGACACCCGCTGGGACGCGGCCGTGCTCACCGACTGGTGGCGCGATGCCGCCGTCACCGTCTGCGTGGCGGCGACCCCCACCGTCGAACCGCTCCTGGACCGGCCCTGGCCCCAGGACCTGAAACTGCGTCACCTGGTGGTCGGCGGCGACCGTATGCGCCGCCGCCCCGGCCCGGACGTCACGGCCACCGTCCACAACGCCTACGGTCCGGCCGAAGCCACCGTCGTCACCACCACCTACGCGATGCGTGCCGCCGACACGGCCACGGGCGACGTGGCCCCGCCGCCGATCGGCACCCCGCTGCCGGGTGTCATCGTCGTCGTCACCGACGAGGACGGCCTGCCCGTCGCCCGCGGGCAGGACGGCGAACTGCGCATCGGCGGGCACTGCCTGGCGCTCGGCTACCTCGACCCCGAGCTCACCGCCCAGCGTTTCACCACCCCGCCCGAGCACCCGGCGCTGGAAGCCGTCGACCGCCTGTACCGCACCGGCGACCGGGTCCGTATGGGCGTCGACGGCAGCCTGGAGTTCCTCGGCCGCCTCGACAACCAGGTCAAGATCAGCGGGGTCCGGATCGAACTCGGCGAGGTGGAGGCCGCCTTCGAACAGGACGCCCGCGTGCGCACGGCCGTCGTCACCGTGCACTACGACGGCTCGGGTCTGGCCCGTCTCCTCGCGCACGTCAGGCCCGCCGAGGGTACGACGCCCGCGTCCGGCGACCTGCTCGCCGCGGTCCGTGCCTGGCTTCCCGAGCAGGCCCTCCCCGCCGCCGTGCACTTCGTCGACACCTACCCGCTCGACGCCAACGGCAAGGTCGACCGGGCCGCCCTGGCCACCCACACCCCCGCGGCGCCCGCGGCCCGCGCGGACGCCCCGGCCGACGCCACCCCTGGCGAACAACTCGTCCTGGCGACCGTACGCGAACTCCTCGGGCGGCCCGCGACCGTACTCGGCGACAACTTCACCGACATCGGCGGCACCTCCGTCGTCGCCGCGCGGCTCCTCGCGGTCGTCGAGCGCGAGACCGGCATCCGCCCGCGCGCCCACGAACTGCTGCGCAGCACCGACCTGCGCGCCTTCGCCGCCCTCCTCGACCAGCGCCGGACCCCGCGACCGGCAGGAGCCTGA